In one window of Halorussus pelagicus DNA:
- the cas2 gene encoding CRISPR-associated endonuclease Cas2, which translates to MFVVIVYDVQAERTQKICNYLRRWLDWRQNSVFDGRLTQSEYERVLTWLRAFVKNGERVLVYTTTREDSLEIEEIGETRDETRFL; encoded by the coding sequence ATGTTCGTCGTAATCGTCTACGACGTGCAGGCCGAGAGAACCCAAAAAATCTGTAATTATCTCCGGCGGTGGCTCGACTGGCGGCAGAATAGCGTCTTCGATGGCCGTCTCACACAGAGTGAGTACGAGCGCGTCCTGACGTGGCTTCGGGCTTTCGTCAAGAACGGCGAACGGGTCCTCGTGTATACGACGACGAGAGAAGACTCGCTGGAGATCGAAGAGATTGGAGAAACACGCGACGAAACGCGGTTTCTGTAG
- a CDS encoding site-specific integrase, with protein MSRERDFERSAKDDAPTQREYRDLLRAAKRLDGEDELRYTFITRTMGELGLRAGEVSHMRRDWIDLERGRIEIPAHDPCDHGRDGGVCGYCRSQAKQAVSYRPDELTLEGELQRRWKPKLDASNRSVIYNFDDSLFDLFDVFFHRHERFPWCRSAFNCWVNDLAEESDLIDDKDEIYPHALRGYAARRFVKKGMRAHTLRRHMGWGSVEAALDYIRMEADDIENELTRIFDSNGKY; from the coding sequence ATGTCGAGGGAGAGAGACTTCGAGCGGTCCGCGAAAGACGATGCACCAACACAACGCGAATACCGAGACCTTCTCCGCGCCGCCAAGCGGTTAGATGGCGAGGATGAACTCAGATACACATTCATCACTCGCACAATGGGGGAACTAGGACTCCGCGCAGGCGAGGTCAGCCACATGCGACGGGACTGGATAGACCTTGAGCGTGGGCGAATCGAGATTCCAGCACACGACCCGTGCGACCACGGCCGCGACGGAGGGGTCTGTGGCTACTGTCGGTCACAAGCGAAGCAGGCAGTGAGCTACCGACCGGATGAACTAACGCTCGAAGGGGAACTTCAGCGCCGCTGGAAACCGAAATTAGACGCGTCGAACCGAAGCGTTATATACAATTTCGATGATTCGCTCTTCGACCTGTTCGATGTGTTCTTCCATCGCCACGAACGATTCCCGTGGTGCAGGTCGGCGTTCAACTGCTGGGTGAACGACCTCGCCGAGGAGAGCGACCTGATAGACGACAAGGATGAAATCTATCCTCATGCCCTACGCGGCTACGCCGCGCGGCGATTCGTCAAAAAGGGAATGCGAGCGCACACGCTTCGCCGACACATGGGGTGGGGAAGCGTCGAGGCGGCCTTAGACTATATCCGGATGGAAGCCGACGATATCGAAAATGAACTCACTCGAATCTTCGACTCGAACGGCAAATATTGA
- a CDS encoding tyrosine-type recombinase/integrase: MSNRNHDALDEPLDDYLIDKSKGNDSGNYRRNAKRVLERWKDWTSDERSTYTFTALDVDDLEAYARHLKRRTNESDGLAASSARKYFDYVRAYLSWCQRREYLTDNPAAKARPTDALPDDDQRSEHSQQLWSPAQRNAIMEFVNERAYEAIDEQGGDALAEARDRAFVATIAYSGVRGGEILRDRNDDRRDGVRWKDVDLDAGTMHVLEKGSQEYRKTGVPKQAVSALDRWQTVFDPPSEEWPVFPTLHAPSLASAVEDALDAAGNDESEIEAMRGDATALELCYAEDIAPPALTTAGGRSLMKRLSKAADVPDLDTDDGEYLELHGGRRGAGDTLVREKGWEQAQKHLLHADPKTTMEAYSHISAEETAEEAGEAFDEADQ; this comes from the coding sequence GTGTCTAACCGCAACCATGACGCACTCGATGAGCCGCTCGACGACTACCTGATCGACAAGTCCAAGGGCAACGATTCGGGGAACTACCGGCGGAACGCCAAGCGCGTCCTCGAAAGATGGAAAGACTGGACCAGCGACGAACGCTCGACGTACACGTTCACGGCGCTCGACGTGGACGACCTCGAAGCCTACGCCCGCCACTTGAAGCGGCGCACAAACGAATCTGACGGCCTCGCAGCGTCCTCGGCACGGAAGTATTTCGACTATGTACGAGCCTACCTCTCGTGGTGCCAGCGACGCGAGTACCTAACCGATAACCCGGCCGCGAAGGCCCGGCCGACCGACGCGCTCCCGGATGACGACCAGCGGAGCGAACATAGCCAGCAACTCTGGTCGCCTGCTCAACGGAATGCCATCATGGAGTTCGTGAACGAACGTGCCTACGAGGCGATAGACGAGCAGGGCGGGGACGCGCTCGCCGAGGCGCGCGACCGCGCGTTCGTCGCAACCATCGCCTACTCGGGCGTCCGTGGCGGCGAAATCCTCCGAGACCGGAACGACGACCGCCGCGACGGCGTTCGCTGGAAGGACGTAGACCTTGACGCCGGGACGATGCACGTCCTCGAAAAAGGGTCCCAAGAGTACCGGAAGACGGGCGTGCCGAAGCAAGCTGTCTCGGCGCTTGACCGCTGGCAGACGGTTTTCGACCCGCCGAGCGAGGAGTGGCCGGTCTTCCCGACGCTCCACGCGCCTTCGCTCGCGTCGGCCGTTGAAGACGCTCTCGACGCCGCGGGTAACGACGAGTCCGAAATCGAGGCGATGCGAGGCGACGCGACCGCGCTCGAACTCTGCTACGCCGAAGACATCGCTCCGCCCGCGCTCACGACGGCGGGCGGCCGAAGCCTCATGAAGCGCCTCTCGAAGGCCGCCGACGTGCCCGACCTCGACACCGACGACGGGGAGTATTTGGAACTCCACGGTGGTCGGCGCGGCGCTGGCGACACGCTCGTCCGCGAGAAGGGCTGGGAGCAGGCCCAGAAGCACCTCTTGCACGCCGACCCGAAGACGACGATGGAAGCGTATTCGCACATCTCGGCCGAGGAGACCGCCGAGGAGGCTGGGGAGGCATTTGATGAAGCCGATCAATGA
- a CDS encoding minichromosome maintenance protein MCM, whose product MARAENTELIDNFEQFYRRYYSDEIGRLAQNYPIDQRSLHIDWTDLYRYDSDLADDFLSQPEQLREYAEEALRLYDLPVDINLGQAHVRVENLDKTTDIHEIRSRHLHTLVAVEGTVERASGVQSQLQETAFECQRCGTLTYMVQGGEQEPHECQGCERQGRFQINYDRSEFVDAQTLVVKQRPADATTDDGVSIEVRIEDDLAGEVTAGDTVTATGVLHMLDSDGRMDATVPDKYLSGVSIRPRPDDSYSLEISDDDKKDIVELSQTDDIYERMVGSYAPRVYGYDQAKLAIILQLFSGVTKHLPDDSRIRGSIHVGLIGDPGTAKSRLLDYAGRLAPRTVSASGTGSSSVGLTASMERISGGQETWAVKAGTLPLADHGLARLDDLGKFSSDERKALESVLEEQTVEISKASVQKELQARAAVLAAANPKYGRFDQYEPIGEQVDLEPGLISQFDLLFTVTDQPDEQHDERLADHVLQANYAGELHTQRSEMSAPTITETEVEEAAEQVAPEIDPDLLRKHIAYARRNCFPTMTNEAKDTIEDFYVDLRTKGADEDAPVPVTARKLEALVRLSEASARVRLSDEVEKEDAERAVKITRSCLQDIGVDPETGQFDADVVETGTSKSERDRMKNLKQIIAEIEDNHQEGAPIEKVKERSHEIKIERESFEDEIDHLKHKGEVYEPSTDHLRTT is encoded by the coding sequence ATGGCACGAGCGGAGAACACGGAACTCATCGACAACTTCGAGCAGTTCTACCGGCGGTACTACAGCGACGAAATCGGCCGCCTCGCACAGAACTACCCTATCGACCAGCGGTCGCTCCATATCGACTGGACCGACCTCTACCGCTACGACTCGGACCTCGCCGACGACTTCCTCTCGCAACCCGAACAGTTACGCGAGTACGCAGAAGAGGCGCTACGACTCTACGACCTCCCCGTAGACATAAACCTCGGACAAGCGCACGTCCGCGTCGAAAACCTCGACAAAACGACCGATATCCACGAGATACGGTCCCGGCATCTCCATACGCTCGTCGCGGTCGAGGGCACCGTCGAGCGTGCCTCTGGGGTCCAGAGCCAACTCCAAGAGACAGCCTTCGAGTGTCAGCGATGCGGGACACTCACCTACATGGTTCAGGGCGGCGAACAGGAACCCCACGAGTGTCAGGGCTGTGAGCGACAGGGACGGTTCCAGATTAACTATGACCGGTCGGAGTTCGTAGACGCCCAGACGCTCGTCGTGAAACAGCGCCCAGCGGACGCGACGACCGACGATGGCGTAAGCATCGAAGTCCGAATCGAGGACGACCTTGCAGGCGAGGTCACAGCGGGCGACACCGTGACCGCGACGGGCGTCCTCCACATGCTCGATAGCGACGGCCGAATGGACGCAACGGTCCCCGACAAGTACCTCAGTGGCGTTTCGATCCGGCCACGGCCCGACGACTCTTACAGCCTCGAAATTTCTGACGACGACAAGAAAGACATAGTCGAACTCTCCCAAACGGACGACATCTACGAGCGGATGGTCGGCTCCTACGCACCACGCGTCTACGGCTACGACCAAGCAAAGCTGGCGATTATCCTGCAACTGTTCTCCGGCGTGACGAAGCATCTACCCGACGACTCGCGGATTCGGGGTAGCATCCACGTCGGGCTTATCGGCGACCCCGGCACCGCCAAGAGCCGCCTGCTCGACTACGCTGGCCGACTCGCACCCCGAACCGTCTCGGCATCGGGAACGGGGAGTTCGTCGGTTGGGCTAACGGCGTCTATGGAACGCATCAGCGGCGGCCAAGAGACGTGGGCGGTCAAAGCGGGTACACTCCCGCTCGCCGACCACGGTCTCGCTCGGTTGGACGACCTCGGCAAATTCAGCAGCGACGAACGCAAAGCACTCGAATCAGTGCTTGAAGAGCAGACCGTCGAAATCAGCAAGGCATCGGTTCAAAAGGAGTTGCAGGCGCGAGCGGCAGTCCTCGCAGCGGCGAACCCCAAATACGGCCGCTTCGACCAGTACGAACCAATTGGGGAGCAGGTGGACCTCGAACCGGGTCTGATTTCGCAGTTCGACCTGCTGTTCACCGTGACCGACCAACCGGATGAACAGCACGACGAACGTCTCGCAGACCACGTCTTGCAGGCGAACTACGCGGGTGAACTCCACACCCAACGCTCGGAGATGTCCGCACCGACCATTACCGAGACGGAGGTCGAGGAAGCCGCCGAACAGGTCGCACCCGAAATCGACCCCGACCTGCTCCGGAAGCATATCGCCTACGCACGTCGCAACTGCTTCCCGACCATGACCAACGAGGCGAAAGACACCATCGAGGACTTCTACGTGGACCTCCGGACAAAGGGGGCCGACGAGGACGCGCCGGTCCCCGTGACTGCCCGGAAACTGGAAGCCTTGGTCCGACTCTCCGAAGCGAGTGCGCGCGTGCGGCTTTCAGACGAGGTAGAAAAGGAGGACGCCGAACGTGCCGTCAAGATTACGCGCTCGTGTCTACAGGACATTGGAGTTGATCCCGAAACAGGCCAGTTCGACGCAGACGTAGTGGAAACTGGAACCTCAAAAAGTGAGCGCGACCGGATGAAGAACTTGAAACAGATTATCGCCGAGATTGAAGACAACCATCAGGAGGGCGCACCAATCGAGAAGGTCAAAGAGCGAAGTCATGAAATCAAAATAGAGAGGGAGAGTTTTGAAGATGAAATTGACCACCTGAAACACAAGGGTGAGGTCTACGAACCCTCCACAGACCACCTCCGAACGACATAG
- the cas1 gene encoding CRISPR-associated endonuclease Cas1 — MSYLNALVYASTVTELYHTRLNQTISFLHEPHERRYSLSLDIAEIFKPLLTDRLLLSLTRQSQLQPADFEEEGRAVLLTDDGKRLLRHSFDERLSETRKHPGIGRSISWRRWIRTECYQVSKHVLGLKEYSPTTVR, encoded by the coding sequence ATGAGCTACTTGAACGCACTCGTCTACGCTTCCACAGTCACGGAACTCTACCACACTCGACTGAACCAGACGATTAGCTTTCTCCACGAGCCTCACGAGCGCCGATACAGTCTAAGTCTCGACATCGCAGAGATCTTCAAGCCACTCCTCACTGACCGACTCTTGCTCTCGCTCACGCGACAGAGCCAGCTACAGCCAGCAGATTTCGAGGAGGAAGGCCGAGCGGTCTTGTTGACCGACGACGGGAAGCGTCTGCTCCGGCATTCGTTTGACGAGCGGTTATCAGAGACGCGGAAGCATCCGGGTATCGGGCGGTCGATTTCGTGGCGTCGTTGGATTCGCACCGAGTGCTATCAGGTGTCGAAGCACGTTCTCGGACTCAAAGAGTATAGTCCGACGACGGTGCGGTAG